One window of the Felis catus isolate Fca126 chromosome E3, F.catus_Fca126_mat1.0, whole genome shotgun sequence genome contains the following:
- the SRL gene encoding sarcalumenin isoform X1, with amino-acid sequence MRALVLLCCFVASLLLPGQTELQVSASGGTEDVGNLLENHFSAGDASLEEKERALYAEAAPREKTLLLHSPDGREAEGSEQTAAGAPAAAAAAAATGPGSGPEASLSNASASKSAAPGDPAGPGQEEAGPPGGEDGPEEELGLGEGPGQEGVPGEAEGQTGSSMVPEEAKEVVGDHAEQGTAVGTAQLEGSGGIEVKEAHAPETQQDDSPGPDQEPKVPDGTLDLDTETEEGAEDHGEPTLTLASETGSAPSFEAEGTQEAQHPEAQAPGLTEEGLDVSSEEESGDHSGDEEGEGAVSEESEEDSGDGASSEEEEEEKEEEQEQEEQEEGGTLEEAGEPQEAAATASPGDEGTQLISEESNTGPEGDETEEPDEGPQEEVEDVSEEVPMRDRSHIEKTLMLNEDKPVDDYSVVLQRLRKIYHSSIKPLEQSYKYNELRQHEITDGEITSKPMVLFLGPWSVGKSTMINYLLGLENTRYQLYTGAEPTTSEFTVLMHGPKLKTIEGIVMAADSARSFSPLEKFGQNFLEKLIGIEVPHKLLERVTFVDTPGIIENRKQQERGYPFNDVCQWFIDRADLIFVVFDPTKLDVGLELEMLFRQLKGRESQIRIILNKADNLATQMLMRVYGALFWSLAPLINVTEPPRVYVSSFWPQDYKPDTYRDLFLKEEISLLEDLNQVIENRLENKIAFIRQHAIRVRIHALLVDRYLQTYKDKMTFFSDGELVFKDIVEDPDKFYIFKTILAKTNVSKFDLPNREAYKDFFGINPISSFKLLSQQCSYMGGCFLEKIERAITQELPSLLGSLGLGKNPSALNCDKTGCGETPKNRYKKH; translated from the exons AACTGCAAGTTTCTGCCTCGGGTGGCACAGAAGATGTTGGCAATTTGTTGGAGAATCATTTCTCTGCTGGAGATGCAAGTctagaggagaaggaaagggcgCTTTATGCGGAGGCCGCCCCTCGAGAGAAGACCCTGCTCCTTCACTCCCCGGATGGCAGGGAGGCTGAGGGCTCGGAGCAGACAGCCGCCGGGGcccccgctgctgctgctgctgctgccgccaccGGCCCGGGCTCTGGTCCCGAAGCCAGCCTCTCCAATGCCTCAGCCTCAAAGTCAGCTGCCCCCGGGGACCCTGCGGGGCCTGGGCAGGAAGAAGCAGGCCCACCAGGAGGGGAGGATGGGCCTGAGGAAGAGCTGGGTTTGGGAGAGGGCCCAGGACAGGAGGGGGTTCCTGGGGAGGCCGAAGGACAGACTGGGAGTAGCATGGTCCCTGAAGAGGCCAAAGAAGTCGTAGGCGACCACGCCGAGCAGGGGACAGCAGTAGGGACCGCACAGCTTGAAGGCTCGGGGGGCATAGAGGTCAAGGAGGCCCATGCCCCAGAGACACAGCAGGACGACAGTCCAGGGCCTGATCAGGAGCCAAAGGTGCCAGACGGAACCTTGGACCTGGACACAGAAACTGAGGAGGGGGCCGAGGACCACGGGGAGCCCACCCTCACCCTGGCCTCGGAGACCGGCAGTGCACCGAGCTTTGAGGCGGAGGGCACCCAGGAGGCACAGCACCCTGAGGCCCAGGCACCAGGGCTAACTGAGGAGGGCCTGGATGTCTCCTCTGAAGAGGAGAGTGGTGACCACAGCGGAGATGAGGAAGGAGAAGGCGCTGTGTCCGAAGAATCCGAGGAGGACAGTGGTGACGGGGCTAgttcagaagaagaagaggaagaaaaagaagaagaacaagaacaagaagaacaagaagaagggGGCACCCTGGAGGAAGCCGGGGAACCCCAGGAAGCAGCAGCAACCGCAAGCCCTGGGGACGAGGGGACCCAACTGATCTCAGAGGAATCAAATACAGGGCCTGAGGGGGACGAGACAGAGGAACCCGACGAGGGGCCTCAGG aAGAGGTGGAGGATGTGAGTGAAGAAGTCCCGATGAGGGACCGCTCCCACATCGAGAAAACTCTGATGCTGAATGAGGACAAGCCTGTTGATGATTACTCTG TGGTGCTGCAGCGGCTTCGGAAGATCTACCATTCGTCCATCAAGCCCTTGGAGCAGTCTTACAAATACAACGAGCTTCGGCAGCACGAGATCACAG ATGGGGAGATTACTTCCAAGCCAATGGTGCTGTTCCTGGGACCGTGGAGCGTTGGCAAATCCACCATGATAAACTACCTCCTTGGGTTGGAAAACACTCGCTACCAGCTCTATACAG GTGCTGAGCCCACCACCTCTGAGTTCACGGTCCTCATGCACGGGCCCAAGCTGAAAACCATCGAGGGTATTGTCATGGCTGCTGATAGTGCCCGGTCCTTCTCCCCCCTTGAGAAATTTGGCCAGAATTTCCTGGAGAAGCTGATTGGCATCGAGGTTCCCCACAAACTTCTGGAGCGGGTCACTTTTGTGGATACACCAGGCATCATCGAGAACCGCAAGCAGCAAGAAAGAG GTTACCCCTTCAACGACGTGTGCCAGTGGTTCATCGACAGGGCAGACCTCATCTTTGTTGTCTTTGACCCAACCAAGCTGGATGTGGGTCTGGAGCTGGAGATGCTCTTTCGCCAACTGAAGGGGCGCGAATCCCAGATAAGGATCATCCTGAACAAGGCCGACAACCTGGCCACACAGATGCTCATGCGGGTCTATGGGGCCCTCTTCTGGAGCTTGGCCCCGCTCATCAACGTCACAGAGCCCCCTCGGGTTTACGTCAGCTCCTTCTGGCCACAAGACTACAAGCCCGACACCTACCGGGACCTGTTCCTCAAGGAAGAGATCTCACTCCTGGAAGACCTGAACCAGGTGATCGAGAACAGGTTGGAGAACAAGATCGCCTTCATCCGCCAGCATGCCATCCGGGTCCGCATTCATGCCCTCCTGGTGGACCGCTATCTGCAGACTTACAAGGACAAAATGACCTTCTTCAGTGACGGAGAACTGGTCTTTAAGGACATTGTGGAAGACCCTGACAAATTCTACATCTTCAAGACCATCCTGGCAAAGACCAATGTCAGCAAGTTTGACCTTCCCAACCGCGAGGCCTATAAGGACTTCTTTGGTATCAACCCCATCTCCAGTTTCAAGCTGTTGTCTCAGCAGTGCTCCTACATGGGGGGCTGTTTTCTGGAGAAGATTGAGCGGGCCATCACACAGGAGCTCCCCAGCCTCCTGGgaagcctggggctggggaagaaTCCCAGTGCTCTCAACTGTGACAAAACAGGGTGTGGCGAGACCCCAAAGAATCGCTATAAGAAACACTAG
- the SRL gene encoding sarcalumenin isoform X2: protein MRALVLLCCFVASLLLPGQTELQVSASGGTEDVGNLLENHFSAGDASLEEKERALYAEAAPREKTLLLHSPDGREAEGSEQTAAGAPAAAAAAAATGPGSGPEASLSNASASKSAAPGDPAGPGQEEAGPPGGEDGPEEELGLGEGPGQEGVPGEAEGQTGSSMVPEEAKEVVGDHAEQGTAVGTAQLEGSGGIEVKEAHAPETQQDDSPGPDQEPKVPDGTLDLDTETEEGAEDHGEPTLTLASETGSAPSFEAEGTQEAQHPEAQAPGLTEEGLDVSSEEESGDHSGDEEGEGAVSEESEEDSGDGASSEEEEEEKEEEQEQEEQEEGGTLEEAGEPQEAAATASPGDEGTQLISEESNTGPEGDETEEPDEGPQEVEDVSEEVPMRDRSHIEKTLMLNEDKPVDDYSVVLQRLRKIYHSSIKPLEQSYKYNELRQHEITDGEITSKPMVLFLGPWSVGKSTMINYLLGLENTRYQLYTGAEPTTSEFTVLMHGPKLKTIEGIVMAADSARSFSPLEKFGQNFLEKLIGIEVPHKLLERVTFVDTPGIIENRKQQERGYPFNDVCQWFIDRADLIFVVFDPTKLDVGLELEMLFRQLKGRESQIRIILNKADNLATQMLMRVYGALFWSLAPLINVTEPPRVYVSSFWPQDYKPDTYRDLFLKEEISLLEDLNQVIENRLENKIAFIRQHAIRVRIHALLVDRYLQTYKDKMTFFSDGELVFKDIVEDPDKFYIFKTILAKTNVSKFDLPNREAYKDFFGINPISSFKLLSQQCSYMGGCFLEKIERAITQELPSLLGSLGLGKNPSALNCDKTGCGETPKNRYKKH from the exons AACTGCAAGTTTCTGCCTCGGGTGGCACAGAAGATGTTGGCAATTTGTTGGAGAATCATTTCTCTGCTGGAGATGCAAGTctagaggagaaggaaagggcgCTTTATGCGGAGGCCGCCCCTCGAGAGAAGACCCTGCTCCTTCACTCCCCGGATGGCAGGGAGGCTGAGGGCTCGGAGCAGACAGCCGCCGGGGcccccgctgctgctgctgctgctgccgccaccGGCCCGGGCTCTGGTCCCGAAGCCAGCCTCTCCAATGCCTCAGCCTCAAAGTCAGCTGCCCCCGGGGACCCTGCGGGGCCTGGGCAGGAAGAAGCAGGCCCACCAGGAGGGGAGGATGGGCCTGAGGAAGAGCTGGGTTTGGGAGAGGGCCCAGGACAGGAGGGGGTTCCTGGGGAGGCCGAAGGACAGACTGGGAGTAGCATGGTCCCTGAAGAGGCCAAAGAAGTCGTAGGCGACCACGCCGAGCAGGGGACAGCAGTAGGGACCGCACAGCTTGAAGGCTCGGGGGGCATAGAGGTCAAGGAGGCCCATGCCCCAGAGACACAGCAGGACGACAGTCCAGGGCCTGATCAGGAGCCAAAGGTGCCAGACGGAACCTTGGACCTGGACACAGAAACTGAGGAGGGGGCCGAGGACCACGGGGAGCCCACCCTCACCCTGGCCTCGGAGACCGGCAGTGCACCGAGCTTTGAGGCGGAGGGCACCCAGGAGGCACAGCACCCTGAGGCCCAGGCACCAGGGCTAACTGAGGAGGGCCTGGATGTCTCCTCTGAAGAGGAGAGTGGTGACCACAGCGGAGATGAGGAAGGAGAAGGCGCTGTGTCCGAAGAATCCGAGGAGGACAGTGGTGACGGGGCTAgttcagaagaagaagaggaagaaaaagaagaagaacaagaacaagaagaacaagaagaagggGGCACCCTGGAGGAAGCCGGGGAACCCCAGGAAGCAGCAGCAACCGCAAGCCCTGGGGACGAGGGGACCCAACTGATCTCAGAGGAATCAAATACAGGGCCTGAGGGGGACGAGACAGAGGAACCCGACGAGGGGCCTCAGG AGGTGGAGGATGTGAGTGAAGAAGTCCCGATGAGGGACCGCTCCCACATCGAGAAAACTCTGATGCTGAATGAGGACAAGCCTGTTGATGATTACTCTG TGGTGCTGCAGCGGCTTCGGAAGATCTACCATTCGTCCATCAAGCCCTTGGAGCAGTCTTACAAATACAACGAGCTTCGGCAGCACGAGATCACAG ATGGGGAGATTACTTCCAAGCCAATGGTGCTGTTCCTGGGACCGTGGAGCGTTGGCAAATCCACCATGATAAACTACCTCCTTGGGTTGGAAAACACTCGCTACCAGCTCTATACAG GTGCTGAGCCCACCACCTCTGAGTTCACGGTCCTCATGCACGGGCCCAAGCTGAAAACCATCGAGGGTATTGTCATGGCTGCTGATAGTGCCCGGTCCTTCTCCCCCCTTGAGAAATTTGGCCAGAATTTCCTGGAGAAGCTGATTGGCATCGAGGTTCCCCACAAACTTCTGGAGCGGGTCACTTTTGTGGATACACCAGGCATCATCGAGAACCGCAAGCAGCAAGAAAGAG GTTACCCCTTCAACGACGTGTGCCAGTGGTTCATCGACAGGGCAGACCTCATCTTTGTTGTCTTTGACCCAACCAAGCTGGATGTGGGTCTGGAGCTGGAGATGCTCTTTCGCCAACTGAAGGGGCGCGAATCCCAGATAAGGATCATCCTGAACAAGGCCGACAACCTGGCCACACAGATGCTCATGCGGGTCTATGGGGCCCTCTTCTGGAGCTTGGCCCCGCTCATCAACGTCACAGAGCCCCCTCGGGTTTACGTCAGCTCCTTCTGGCCACAAGACTACAAGCCCGACACCTACCGGGACCTGTTCCTCAAGGAAGAGATCTCACTCCTGGAAGACCTGAACCAGGTGATCGAGAACAGGTTGGAGAACAAGATCGCCTTCATCCGCCAGCATGCCATCCGGGTCCGCATTCATGCCCTCCTGGTGGACCGCTATCTGCAGACTTACAAGGACAAAATGACCTTCTTCAGTGACGGAGAACTGGTCTTTAAGGACATTGTGGAAGACCCTGACAAATTCTACATCTTCAAGACCATCCTGGCAAAGACCAATGTCAGCAAGTTTGACCTTCCCAACCGCGAGGCCTATAAGGACTTCTTTGGTATCAACCCCATCTCCAGTTTCAAGCTGTTGTCTCAGCAGTGCTCCTACATGGGGGGCTGTTTTCTGGAGAAGATTGAGCGGGCCATCACACAGGAGCTCCCCAGCCTCCTGGgaagcctggggctggggaagaaTCCCAGTGCTCTCAACTGTGACAAAACAGGGTGTGGCGAGACCCCAAAGAATCGCTATAAGAAACACTAG
- the SRL gene encoding sarcalumenin isoform X4: protein MRALVLLCCFVASLLLPGQTEEVEDVSEEVPMRDRSHIEKTLMLNEDKPVDDYSVVLQRLRKIYHSSIKPLEQSYKYNELRQHEITDGEITSKPMVLFLGPWSVGKSTMINYLLGLENTRYQLYTGAEPTTSEFTVLMHGPKLKTIEGIVMAADSARSFSPLEKFGQNFLEKLIGIEVPHKLLERVTFVDTPGIIENRKQQERGYPFNDVCQWFIDRADLIFVVFDPTKLDVGLELEMLFRQLKGRESQIRIILNKADNLATQMLMRVYGALFWSLAPLINVTEPPRVYVSSFWPQDYKPDTYRDLFLKEEISLLEDLNQVIENRLENKIAFIRQHAIRVRIHALLVDRYLQTYKDKMTFFSDGELVFKDIVEDPDKFYIFKTILAKTNVSKFDLPNREAYKDFFGINPISSFKLLSQQCSYMGGCFLEKIERAITQELPSLLGSLGLGKNPSALNCDKTGCGETPKNRYKKH, encoded by the exons aAGAGGTGGAGGATGTGAGTGAAGAAGTCCCGATGAGGGACCGCTCCCACATCGAGAAAACTCTGATGCTGAATGAGGACAAGCCTGTTGATGATTACTCTG TGGTGCTGCAGCGGCTTCGGAAGATCTACCATTCGTCCATCAAGCCCTTGGAGCAGTCTTACAAATACAACGAGCTTCGGCAGCACGAGATCACAG ATGGGGAGATTACTTCCAAGCCAATGGTGCTGTTCCTGGGACCGTGGAGCGTTGGCAAATCCACCATGATAAACTACCTCCTTGGGTTGGAAAACACTCGCTACCAGCTCTATACAG GTGCTGAGCCCACCACCTCTGAGTTCACGGTCCTCATGCACGGGCCCAAGCTGAAAACCATCGAGGGTATTGTCATGGCTGCTGATAGTGCCCGGTCCTTCTCCCCCCTTGAGAAATTTGGCCAGAATTTCCTGGAGAAGCTGATTGGCATCGAGGTTCCCCACAAACTTCTGGAGCGGGTCACTTTTGTGGATACACCAGGCATCATCGAGAACCGCAAGCAGCAAGAAAGAG GTTACCCCTTCAACGACGTGTGCCAGTGGTTCATCGACAGGGCAGACCTCATCTTTGTTGTCTTTGACCCAACCAAGCTGGATGTGGGTCTGGAGCTGGAGATGCTCTTTCGCCAACTGAAGGGGCGCGAATCCCAGATAAGGATCATCCTGAACAAGGCCGACAACCTGGCCACACAGATGCTCATGCGGGTCTATGGGGCCCTCTTCTGGAGCTTGGCCCCGCTCATCAACGTCACAGAGCCCCCTCGGGTTTACGTCAGCTCCTTCTGGCCACAAGACTACAAGCCCGACACCTACCGGGACCTGTTCCTCAAGGAAGAGATCTCACTCCTGGAAGACCTGAACCAGGTGATCGAGAACAGGTTGGAGAACAAGATCGCCTTCATCCGCCAGCATGCCATCCGGGTCCGCATTCATGCCCTCCTGGTGGACCGCTATCTGCAGACTTACAAGGACAAAATGACCTTCTTCAGTGACGGAGAACTGGTCTTTAAGGACATTGTGGAAGACCCTGACAAATTCTACATCTTCAAGACCATCCTGGCAAAGACCAATGTCAGCAAGTTTGACCTTCCCAACCGCGAGGCCTATAAGGACTTCTTTGGTATCAACCCCATCTCCAGTTTCAAGCTGTTGTCTCAGCAGTGCTCCTACATGGGGGGCTGTTTTCTGGAGAAGATTGAGCGGGCCATCACACAGGAGCTCCCCAGCCTCCTGGgaagcctggggctggggaagaaTCCCAGTGCTCTCAACTGTGACAAAACAGGGTGTGGCGAGACCCCAAAGAATCGCTATAAGAAACACTAG
- the SRL gene encoding sarcalumenin isoform X5: MRALVLLCCFVASLLLPGQTEVEDVSEEVPMRDRSHIEKTLMLNEDKPVDDYSVVLQRLRKIYHSSIKPLEQSYKYNELRQHEITDGEITSKPMVLFLGPWSVGKSTMINYLLGLENTRYQLYTGAEPTTSEFTVLMHGPKLKTIEGIVMAADSARSFSPLEKFGQNFLEKLIGIEVPHKLLERVTFVDTPGIIENRKQQERGYPFNDVCQWFIDRADLIFVVFDPTKLDVGLELEMLFRQLKGRESQIRIILNKADNLATQMLMRVYGALFWSLAPLINVTEPPRVYVSSFWPQDYKPDTYRDLFLKEEISLLEDLNQVIENRLENKIAFIRQHAIRVRIHALLVDRYLQTYKDKMTFFSDGELVFKDIVEDPDKFYIFKTILAKTNVSKFDLPNREAYKDFFGINPISSFKLLSQQCSYMGGCFLEKIERAITQELPSLLGSLGLGKNPSALNCDKTGCGETPKNRYKKH, encoded by the exons AGGTGGAGGATGTGAGTGAAGAAGTCCCGATGAGGGACCGCTCCCACATCGAGAAAACTCTGATGCTGAATGAGGACAAGCCTGTTGATGATTACTCTG TGGTGCTGCAGCGGCTTCGGAAGATCTACCATTCGTCCATCAAGCCCTTGGAGCAGTCTTACAAATACAACGAGCTTCGGCAGCACGAGATCACAG ATGGGGAGATTACTTCCAAGCCAATGGTGCTGTTCCTGGGACCGTGGAGCGTTGGCAAATCCACCATGATAAACTACCTCCTTGGGTTGGAAAACACTCGCTACCAGCTCTATACAG GTGCTGAGCCCACCACCTCTGAGTTCACGGTCCTCATGCACGGGCCCAAGCTGAAAACCATCGAGGGTATTGTCATGGCTGCTGATAGTGCCCGGTCCTTCTCCCCCCTTGAGAAATTTGGCCAGAATTTCCTGGAGAAGCTGATTGGCATCGAGGTTCCCCACAAACTTCTGGAGCGGGTCACTTTTGTGGATACACCAGGCATCATCGAGAACCGCAAGCAGCAAGAAAGAG GTTACCCCTTCAACGACGTGTGCCAGTGGTTCATCGACAGGGCAGACCTCATCTTTGTTGTCTTTGACCCAACCAAGCTGGATGTGGGTCTGGAGCTGGAGATGCTCTTTCGCCAACTGAAGGGGCGCGAATCCCAGATAAGGATCATCCTGAACAAGGCCGACAACCTGGCCACACAGATGCTCATGCGGGTCTATGGGGCCCTCTTCTGGAGCTTGGCCCCGCTCATCAACGTCACAGAGCCCCCTCGGGTTTACGTCAGCTCCTTCTGGCCACAAGACTACAAGCCCGACACCTACCGGGACCTGTTCCTCAAGGAAGAGATCTCACTCCTGGAAGACCTGAACCAGGTGATCGAGAACAGGTTGGAGAACAAGATCGCCTTCATCCGCCAGCATGCCATCCGGGTCCGCATTCATGCCCTCCTGGTGGACCGCTATCTGCAGACTTACAAGGACAAAATGACCTTCTTCAGTGACGGAGAACTGGTCTTTAAGGACATTGTGGAAGACCCTGACAAATTCTACATCTTCAAGACCATCCTGGCAAAGACCAATGTCAGCAAGTTTGACCTTCCCAACCGCGAGGCCTATAAGGACTTCTTTGGTATCAACCCCATCTCCAGTTTCAAGCTGTTGTCTCAGCAGTGCTCCTACATGGGGGGCTGTTTTCTGGAGAAGATTGAGCGGGCCATCACACAGGAGCTCCCCAGCCTCCTGGgaagcctggggctggggaagaaTCCCAGTGCTCTCAACTGTGACAAAACAGGGTGTGGCGAGACCCCAAAGAATCGCTATAAGAAACACTAG
- the SRL gene encoding sarcalumenin isoform X3 translates to MELQVSASGGTEDVGNLLENHFSAGDASLEEKERALYAEAAPREKTLLLHSPDGREAEGSEQTAAGAPAAAAAAAATGPGSGPEASLSNASASKSAAPGDPAGPGQEEAGPPGGEDGPEEELGLGEGPGQEGVPGEAEGQTGSSMVPEEAKEVVGDHAEQGTAVGTAQLEGSGGIEVKEAHAPETQQDDSPGPDQEPKVPDGTLDLDTETEEGAEDHGEPTLTLASETGSAPSFEAEGTQEAQHPEAQAPGLTEEGLDVSSEEESGDHSGDEEGEGAVSEESEEDSGDGASSEEEEEEKEEEQEQEEQEEGGTLEEAGEPQEAAATASPGDEGTQLISEESNTGPEGDETEEPDEGPQEEVEDVSEEVPMRDRSHIEKTLMLNEDKPVDDYSVVLQRLRKIYHSSIKPLEQSYKYNELRQHEITDGEITSKPMVLFLGPWSVGKSTMINYLLGLENTRYQLYTGAEPTTSEFTVLMHGPKLKTIEGIVMAADSARSFSPLEKFGQNFLEKLIGIEVPHKLLERVTFVDTPGIIENRKQQERGYPFNDVCQWFIDRADLIFVVFDPTKLDVGLELEMLFRQLKGRESQIRIILNKADNLATQMLMRVYGALFWSLAPLINVTEPPRVYVSSFWPQDYKPDTYRDLFLKEEISLLEDLNQVIENRLENKIAFIRQHAIRVRIHALLVDRYLQTYKDKMTFFSDGELVFKDIVEDPDKFYIFKTILAKTNVSKFDLPNREAYKDFFGINPISSFKLLSQQCSYMGGCFLEKIERAITQELPSLLGSLGLGKNPSALNCDKTGCGETPKNRYKKH, encoded by the exons ATGG AACTGCAAGTTTCTGCCTCGGGTGGCACAGAAGATGTTGGCAATTTGTTGGAGAATCATTTCTCTGCTGGAGATGCAAGTctagaggagaaggaaagggcgCTTTATGCGGAGGCCGCCCCTCGAGAGAAGACCCTGCTCCTTCACTCCCCGGATGGCAGGGAGGCTGAGGGCTCGGAGCAGACAGCCGCCGGGGcccccgctgctgctgctgctgctgccgccaccGGCCCGGGCTCTGGTCCCGAAGCCAGCCTCTCCAATGCCTCAGCCTCAAAGTCAGCTGCCCCCGGGGACCCTGCGGGGCCTGGGCAGGAAGAAGCAGGCCCACCAGGAGGGGAGGATGGGCCTGAGGAAGAGCTGGGTTTGGGAGAGGGCCCAGGACAGGAGGGGGTTCCTGGGGAGGCCGAAGGACAGACTGGGAGTAGCATGGTCCCTGAAGAGGCCAAAGAAGTCGTAGGCGACCACGCCGAGCAGGGGACAGCAGTAGGGACCGCACAGCTTGAAGGCTCGGGGGGCATAGAGGTCAAGGAGGCCCATGCCCCAGAGACACAGCAGGACGACAGTCCAGGGCCTGATCAGGAGCCAAAGGTGCCAGACGGAACCTTGGACCTGGACACAGAAACTGAGGAGGGGGCCGAGGACCACGGGGAGCCCACCCTCACCCTGGCCTCGGAGACCGGCAGTGCACCGAGCTTTGAGGCGGAGGGCACCCAGGAGGCACAGCACCCTGAGGCCCAGGCACCAGGGCTAACTGAGGAGGGCCTGGATGTCTCCTCTGAAGAGGAGAGTGGTGACCACAGCGGAGATGAGGAAGGAGAAGGCGCTGTGTCCGAAGAATCCGAGGAGGACAGTGGTGACGGGGCTAgttcagaagaagaagaggaagaaaaagaagaagaacaagaacaagaagaacaagaagaagggGGCACCCTGGAGGAAGCCGGGGAACCCCAGGAAGCAGCAGCAACCGCAAGCCCTGGGGACGAGGGGACCCAACTGATCTCAGAGGAATCAAATACAGGGCCTGAGGGGGACGAGACAGAGGAACCCGACGAGGGGCCTCAGG aAGAGGTGGAGGATGTGAGTGAAGAAGTCCCGATGAGGGACCGCTCCCACATCGAGAAAACTCTGATGCTGAATGAGGACAAGCCTGTTGATGATTACTCTG TGGTGCTGCAGCGGCTTCGGAAGATCTACCATTCGTCCATCAAGCCCTTGGAGCAGTCTTACAAATACAACGAGCTTCGGCAGCACGAGATCACAG ATGGGGAGATTACTTCCAAGCCAATGGTGCTGTTCCTGGGACCGTGGAGCGTTGGCAAATCCACCATGATAAACTACCTCCTTGGGTTGGAAAACACTCGCTACCAGCTCTATACAG GTGCTGAGCCCACCACCTCTGAGTTCACGGTCCTCATGCACGGGCCCAAGCTGAAAACCATCGAGGGTATTGTCATGGCTGCTGATAGTGCCCGGTCCTTCTCCCCCCTTGAGAAATTTGGCCAGAATTTCCTGGAGAAGCTGATTGGCATCGAGGTTCCCCACAAACTTCTGGAGCGGGTCACTTTTGTGGATACACCAGGCATCATCGAGAACCGCAAGCAGCAAGAAAGAG GTTACCCCTTCAACGACGTGTGCCAGTGGTTCATCGACAGGGCAGACCTCATCTTTGTTGTCTTTGACCCAACCAAGCTGGATGTGGGTCTGGAGCTGGAGATGCTCTTTCGCCAACTGAAGGGGCGCGAATCCCAGATAAGGATCATCCTGAACAAGGCCGACAACCTGGCCACACAGATGCTCATGCGGGTCTATGGGGCCCTCTTCTGGAGCTTGGCCCCGCTCATCAACGTCACAGAGCCCCCTCGGGTTTACGTCAGCTCCTTCTGGCCACAAGACTACAAGCCCGACACCTACCGGGACCTGTTCCTCAAGGAAGAGATCTCACTCCTGGAAGACCTGAACCAGGTGATCGAGAACAGGTTGGAGAACAAGATCGCCTTCATCCGCCAGCATGCCATCCGGGTCCGCATTCATGCCCTCCTGGTGGACCGCTATCTGCAGACTTACAAGGACAAAATGACCTTCTTCAGTGACGGAGAACTGGTCTTTAAGGACATTGTGGAAGACCCTGACAAATTCTACATCTTCAAGACCATCCTGGCAAAGACCAATGTCAGCAAGTTTGACCTTCCCAACCGCGAGGCCTATAAGGACTTCTTTGGTATCAACCCCATCTCCAGTTTCAAGCTGTTGTCTCAGCAGTGCTCCTACATGGGGGGCTGTTTTCTGGAGAAGATTGAGCGGGCCATCACACAGGAGCTCCCCAGCCTCCTGGgaagcctggggctggggaagaaTCCCAGTGCTCTCAACTGTGACAAAACAGGGTGTGGCGAGACCCCAAAGAATCGCTATAAGAAACACTAG